Genomic DNA from Sulfurimonas sp.:
AATTTTGATTTCCTGCTTGAGGGTTGATAATGTATAACTCTCTCGCATCCGGCACGCGGCTGGCTTTACCGAAACCTAGAAAAATCTTGTTCTCTTTGTTTAAGTTGTATGTAGTTAAGATATTTGCATTTAATGCATTATAATCTCTTGATCTTTTTGTTATATCATCGGGCGTAATTTCCGTACTATCAAATCTCGCACCTGCTTCAACATCAAAGTTGCCGAATGATTTTTGAGCTTTTGTAAAAACTGCTCTATTTTCAGTTTCGGTATGGGTAAGGCTGACGGTAGACGGAGCTTGCACAAATGTTGTTGCATTCGTCATATATTTTTCGCCTTCCCATGTTCTTTTGCTTCCGTCAAGACCTACTAAGAGCTTATACCCAACAAGATCAAAACTGTTTTTAAGTTTTGCGCCCTGCATAGTTGTTTTTAGATGATTAGTTGAAAAATTTGTTGCACCGTTGTTTCTATATCTCGTGTCCATAGGGTGGTCAACATCCGAGTAGTAATACTGCATATTGATATTTTTGTATATATCGCTTATATCTTTTATATCATACTCAACACTGTAGATATTTGAGTTGTCATACGCAGCATCCATTTGAGAACTTGCATATAGCACATCGTCACTTTTGTTTTTTGTAACGCTTAGACGAAGTTCTTGATTGTCCGCAGTAGTGATGAATGCTTTAGCCATAATACTATTTTTCTCATAAGCGTTCATATTTTCATATTGGGTTTGATATCGGTTAGCCAGAGGAGCTTTTAGTTTTGTCTGTTCTGCCAATGTATGTCCGTCTCCGTCTTTGTACTGATCGCTGGTTTCGCTAGAACCGCTTACCAATACTCTGACCGTATCGTTTCCGCCGCTAAGTGTTGCACCGATTTTTGTGTAGTTCCAGCTGCCCACGCCAAAAGTCAATTCACCGCTTAAATCTTTTGTAGGTTTTTTTGTAGTGATTTTAAGTCCGCCGCTCATAGTCCCGAAAGTCTCAACATCGTAAGGTCCTTCGATTACCTTTACTTCATCAATCTGACTTGCCAAGATATGAGAAACGGGAGGATCCATTCTGTTTACACATGCGCCGCAAACTTTTGTCCCGTCAACTTCAACGGAGATATTGTCTCTTTTTTGACCTCTTATGTAGATA
This window encodes:
- a CDS encoding TonB-dependent receptor, whose translation is MIYKKIIPLSLVTVAVLSASEVKLPEVSVESTLVTEVSQNAQVSADLAQALSSSVPSIDMNRRSGIANDIYIRGQKRDNISVEVDGTKVCGACVNRMDPPVSHILASQIDEVKVIEGPYDVETFGTMSGGLKITTKKPTKDLSGELTFGVGSWNYTKIGATLSGGNDTVRVLVSGSSETSDQYKDGDGHTLAEQTKLKAPLANRYQTQYENMNAYEKNSIMAKAFITTADNQELRLSVTKNKSDDVLYASSQMDAAYDNSNIYSVEYDIKDISDIYKNINMQYYYSDVDHPMDTRYRNNGATNFSTNHLKTTMQGAKLKNSFDLVGYKLLVGLDGSKRTWEGEKYMTNATTFVQAPSTVSLTHTETENRAVFTKAQKSFGNFDVEAGARFDSTEITPDDITKRSRDYNALNANILTTYNLNKENKIFLGFGKASRVPDARELYIINPQAGNQNLDQVTNKEVDLGYEINNNLMKFKVKTFYSMLDDYIYYNKAANTFNNIDATVYGAELSASVYATDKITVDMGTSYKVGKKDNVAAGVDKDLADIAPLRGRLALNYEYMHNSTATVEAQASAKWNDYDSNSGEQKLDSWAILNMKVKHEVSKNFDFALGVNNLFDKTYAASNTYADLILLSAGANTMLLNEPGRYVYTNLTFKF